Proteins encoded in a region of the Deinococcus misasensis DSM 22328 genome:
- a CDS encoding ABC transporter ATP-binding protein, with protein sequence MNAIEVVNVKKHFGNVEALKGVGFTASAGEVLAFLGPNGAGKTTTISIMLGMRAPSSGTVKVFGKDPRIPAARARLGAMLQESDLPATLKVKEAVELFRRLYPRPLEAQKVMEMADLLDIKERLCGNLSGGQKRRLSFALSICGNPDVLFLDEPTVAMDVQSRAAFWESVRQFKNEGKTIILTTHHLEEADALSDRVLVIDQGKVIAEGTPRAIKEQVGGTRIRFHGEVQEQELQSLPGVTRVYINGVNEVYTHTPEAALRQILQHDINDLEVSKASLEEAFLNLTARA encoded by the coding sequence ATGAACGCGATCGAAGTGGTGAATGTCAAAAAGCATTTTGGAAACGTAGAAGCCCTCAAGGGGGTGGGTTTTACCGCCTCCGCTGGAGAAGTGCTGGCCTTTCTGGGTCCCAACGGAGCAGGCAAAACCACCACCATCAGCATCATGCTGGGGATGAGGGCCCCGAGCAGTGGCACCGTGAAGGTGTTCGGCAAAGACCCGAGGATTCCGGCTGCCCGTGCCCGTCTGGGGGCCATGTTGCAGGAAAGCGACCTGCCAGCCACCCTGAAAGTCAAAGAGGCCGTGGAACTCTTCAGACGCCTGTATCCCCGTCCTCTGGAAGCCCAGAAGGTCATGGAAATGGCCGATTTGCTGGACATCAAAGAGCGCCTTTGTGGCAACCTCTCTGGTGGGCAGAAACGCCGCCTGAGTTTCGCCCTGAGCATCTGCGGCAATCCCGATGTGCTGTTTCTGGATGAACCCACGGTGGCCATGGATGTGCAGTCCAGAGCCGCCTTCTGGGAGAGCGTGCGCCAGTTCAAGAATGAGGGCAAAACCATCATCCTGACCACCCACCACCTGGAAGAAGCCGATGCCCTGTCTGACCGGGTGCTGGTGATCGATCAGGGGAAAGTGATTGCAGAGGGCACCCCCAGAGCCATCAAGGAGCAGGTGGGTGGCACCCGCATCCGTTTCCATGGCGAGGTGCAGGAGCAAGAATTGCAGTCCTTGCCGGGCGTCACCCGTGTCTACATCAACGGCGTAAATGAGGTTTACACCCACACCCCAGAAGCTGCCCTGCGCCAGATTTTGCAGCACGACATCAACGATCTGGAAGTCAGCAAGGCCAGCCTTGAAGAGGCCTTCCTCAACCTCACAGCGAGGGCCTGA